Proteins from a genomic interval of Candidatus Hydrogenedens sp.:
- a CDS encoding HAD hydrolase family protein: MSYRWIVSDIDGCLTPETSEAWNWNTFKQLAEFFHKRKRNGSYPVPLILCTGRPQPYVEVWAKIFDLQAPLVCENGAVIYTLKDNVSRFGPGVTPEKIQGLRNLRLFIEKELLPEQPEVIYQFGKEAQLSLFSQKPELFRGMIDRINDFVKQQGGPKLVIQPSHYYLNISLDGVNKGEAIKVILSELGSNRDEAVGIGDTLGDIAIREQVAFFACPANAHKEIKEYADYISPYPDILGVLDILQHQPFLSVWDLVSD, encoded by the coding sequence GTGAGTTATCGCTGGATAGTAAGTGATATAGATGGTTGTCTTACACCGGAAACCTCAGAAGCATGGAATTGGAATACCTTTAAACAATTAGCCGAATTTTTTCATAAAAGGAAGAGGAATGGTTCCTATCCTGTTCCGTTAATTTTATGCACAGGCAGACCTCAGCCGTATGTAGAAGTCTGGGCAAAAATTTTTGATTTGCAAGCTCCCCTTGTATGTGAAAATGGAGCAGTAATTTATACCTTAAAGGACAATGTTTCACGATTTGGTCCCGGTGTAACACCCGAAAAAATTCAAGGATTACGCAATCTGCGATTGTTCATTGAGAAGGAACTTTTACCTGAACAACCCGAAGTCATTTATCAATTTGGTAAAGAAGCTCAACTTTCTTTGTTTAGTCAAAAACCAGAATTGTTCCGTGGAATGATAGACAGGATTAATGATTTTGTTAAACAACAAGGGGGACCCAAATTGGTTATTCAACCAAGCCATTATTATTTAAATATTTCACTTGATGGGGTTAATAAAGGCGAAGCCATCAAGGTTATATTAAGCGAATTAGGCTCTAACCGTGATGAAGCAGTAGGTATTGGAGACACCTTAGGGGATATTGCTATTCGTGAACAAGTAGCCTTTTTTGCATGCCCTGCCAATGCCCATAAAGAAATAAAGGAATATGCAGATTACATTTCCCCTTACCCGGACATTTTAGGTGTATTAGACATTCTGCAACATCAGCCCTTTTTATCCGTGTGGGATTTGGTCTCCGATTAA
- a CDS encoding Hsp20/alpha crystallin family protein: MRRWWDPIQELEQLKREMDDLFRTFSEDVWDIPSFRFSFLPGVSTRTYPLVNLAEDKDNVYVEALAPGIDPETLEVSVLNNTVRIAGEKPAIKDVKPEAFHRNERGAGKFIRTLSLPVEVDADKVKAEYKNGILLLTLPKAESAKPKQISITVN; encoded by the coding sequence ATGAGAAGATGGTGGGACCCAATTCAAGAGTTAGAACAACTCAAACGCGAAATGGATGATTTATTCCGCACATTCAGCGAGGATGTGTGGGACATCCCTTCGTTCCGCTTCTCGTTCCTACCGGGCGTCTCCACACGCACCTATCCTCTCGTCAATCTTGCAGAGGATAAGGATAATGTCTATGTGGAGGCACTGGCTCCGGGTATTGACCCCGAAACGCTGGAAGTCTCCGTGCTTAATAATACCGTCCGTATTGCAGGGGAAAAACCTGCGATAAAGGATGTGAAACCGGAGGCATTCCATCGCAATGAACGCGGTGCTGGGAAATTCATCCGCACTTTATCGCTCCCTGTCGAAGTAGATGCCGATAAAGTAAAGGCAGAGTATAAGAACGGTATCCTTCTGTTAACTCTGCCTAAAGCCGAATCCGCAAAACCCAAGCAAATTTCAATAACTGTAAATTAA
- a CDS encoding Hsp20/alpha crystallin family protein: protein MKESTIPVRTQSKHVPDTRDSSKTLRPPVDIFETAEGLTVIADLPGVLKEDVQIQVENDILTIKAVAKSNLNIEPTYREFELYPYFRQFQLSDKTDQEKIKAEMKNGVLIIHLPKKEEAKPKQIPITVS from the coding sequence ATGAAAGAGAGCACAATTCCCGTCAGAACACAATCGAAACATGTCCCCGATACACGGGACAGTTCAAAAACACTCAGACCGCCTGTGGACATCTTTGAAACGGCAGAAGGATTAACTGTCATCGCCGATTTGCCCGGCGTACTAAAAGAAGATGTCCAGATTCAGGTGGAGAATGACATCCTGACCATCAAAGCAGTTGCTAAAAGCAATTTGAATATCGAGCCGACTTATCGGGAGTTTGAACTATATCCATATTTCCGTCAGTTCCAGTTAAGTGATAAGACGGATCAGGAGAAAATCAAGGCTGAAATGAAAAACGGTGTGTTGATTATCCACTTGCCAAAGAAAGAAGAAGCGAAACCGAAACAAATACCGATTACGGTGAGTTAA
- a CDS encoding Hsp20/alpha crystallin family protein: protein MRNTLVPIQIKERINDLRQTFNNWFDRFLTTRKDTGNWLAHEPVFFDWFNTTTFPAVDVEENDDEVIVNAEMPGLSEKDFQVELQGQRLVLRGEKKFQQEKKDRSYYYAECQYGSFSRVIPLPCEVIGEKAEANYKNGVLQIRLPKSESAKAHRIQIKVG, encoded by the coding sequence ATGCGTAACACATTAGTCCCTATCCAGATAAAGGAAAGGATAAATGATTTGCGTCAGACCTTTAATAATTGGTTTGACCGCTTCTTAACAACCCGTAAAGATACGGGAAATTGGCTCGCGCATGAACCTGTTTTCTTCGACTGGTTCAATACCACCACATTCCCGGCGGTAGATGTCGAAGAAAACGATGACGAAGTTATCGTTAATGCAGAAATGCCCGGCTTGTCTGAAAAGGATTTCCAGGTAGAACTTCAAGGGCAACGGCTTGTCCTGCGGGGTGAAAAGAAGTTCCAGCAGGAGAAGAAGGACCGCTCCTATTACTATGCGGAATGCCAATACGGCTCCTTCTCTCGTGTTATTCCTTTGCCCTGCGAAGTTATTGGAGAGAAAGCCGAGGCAAATTACAAGAATGGAGTCTTACAGATTCGTCTGCCCAAGAGCGAATCTGCGAAGGCACACCGTATTCAGATTAAAGTTGGATGA
- the fumC gene encoding class II fumarate hydratase produces MEFRIEKDALGEVQVPRHAYYGSQTVRSLQFFSVGKEKMPMEIVYALALVKKACARANRDLGLLKSEYCEIITTVVDEIIAGKWDDQFPLHVWQTGSGTQTNMNVNEVISTRANELLGSPHSTKKPIHPNDHVNMSQSSNDVFPTAMHVATILEINNRLIPALEEFYQSLTQKSEEYKDLIKTGRTHMMDATPITLGQEFSGYARQIEQAINRVQLSLKDLYELALGGTAVGTGLNAPTHFAEKAVAYIAELTQQPFRPAENKFEALAGHDALVMLSGVLKTLACSCMKIANDIRLMGSGPRCGFAELLLPENEPGSSIMPGKVNPTQCEMMTMVCAQVIGNDVTINIAGASGQFELNVYKPVIAYNILQSIQLLSDACQSFTRNCLNGIQANREKLAYYLQNSLMLVTALNRKLGYEVSAQIARNAYKNGTTLKEEALKTGLITEQEFDQIVDPKKMISPSQ; encoded by the coding sequence ATGGAATTTCGTATAGAGAAAGATGCGTTAGGTGAAGTGCAGGTTCCGCGCCATGCCTATTACGGTAGCCAGACCGTTCGTTCGTTACAATTCTTTTCCGTGGGCAAAGAAAAAATGCCTATGGAGATTGTCTATGCATTGGCACTTGTGAAAAAAGCCTGTGCAAGGGCTAACCGTGACCTCGGCTTACTTAAATCGGAATATTGTGAAATTATCACAACCGTGGTAGACGAAATTATCGCAGGGAAATGGGACGACCAATTCCCCCTGCATGTCTGGCAAACGGGAAGTGGCACCCAAACAAACATGAATGTGAATGAAGTCATATCCACGCGTGCTAATGAACTTTTAGGCTCACCCCATAGCACGAAAAAGCCCATACATCCCAATGACCATGTGAATATGTCCCAATCTTCAAACGATGTTTTCCCGACCGCGATGCATGTAGCCACCATATTGGAAATAAACAACCGCCTGATACCTGCCTTAGAAGAATTTTACCAATCACTTACGCAAAAATCGGAAGAATATAAAGATTTAATTAAAACGGGTAGAACACACATGATGGATGCAACGCCGATTACCTTAGGGCAGGAATTCTCCGGTTATGCACGGCAAATCGAACAAGCCATCAATCGTGTTCAATTATCTCTAAAAGATTTATACGAATTAGCATTGGGCGGAACTGCTGTTGGCACAGGCTTGAACGCTCCGACACATTTTGCTGAAAAAGCAGTTGCATACATTGCCGAATTAACCCAACAACCCTTCCGTCCCGCAGAAAATAAATTTGAAGCATTAGCGGGACATGATGCATTGGTTATGCTTTCTGGTGTATTAAAAACATTGGCTTGTTCCTGCATGAAAATTGCCAATGACATTCGACTTATGGGCAGTGGTCCCCGTTGTGGATTTGCCGAACTGCTCCTGCCCGAAAATGAACCCGGCTCCTCCATTATGCCCGGCAAAGTCAATCCGACCCAGTGCGAAATGATGACCATGGTCTGTGCCCAGGTGATAGGGAACGATGTAACTATTAACATTGCAGGTGCCTCAGGACAATTTGAACTCAATGTTTATAAACCCGTGATTGCATACAACATTTTGCAATCCATACAGCTCCTTTCCGATGCCTGCCAATCCTTCACCCGAAATTGTCTGAACGGTATTCAAGCTAACCGCGAAAAATTAGCATACTACCTTCAAAATTCATTGATGTTAGTAACGGCACTAAATCGGAAACTTGGTTATGAAGTTTCCGCGCAAATTGCCCGCAATGCCTATAAAAATGGCACAACCCTGAAAGAAGAAGCGCTGAAAACAGGCTTAATCACCGAACAAGAGTTTGACCAGATTGTTGACCCTAAAAAAATGATTTCCCCTTCTCAATAA
- the mnmA gene encoding tRNA 2-thiouridine(34) synthase MnmA: MEFENPMLDLLPPPGTKVAVGMSGGVDSSMAVWLLKQRGCEVIGLTMSLWNNQFPLQDTGVKGCFGPGEEQEIEMAKSVAKRLEIPFHVIPLADEYNEAVLEYFRQEYLAGRTPNPCVRCNRTIKFGFLIERAEKAGIPFDYFATGHYARVHFDPMQNRYLLLRGIDLEKDQSYFLAMLQQEQLKKIVFPLGNLTKSQIRRLAQNAGFPELAEQSESQDFLESNKYDVLFREEEVKEGDIVDEKGHILGKHHGIVHYTIGQRKGLGIGGAGEPYYVIGLDPKNNRVIVGRKPALLKQAMRVIDCNWVSIPNVPNTPMKIRCKIRLRHEPASAQLEKVDEYGKIVRVTFDEPQSAITPGQTAVFYNNDIVLGAGTIDSVEK; this comes from the coding sequence GTGGAATTTGAGAATCCAATGTTAGATTTATTACCTCCGCCAGGAACGAAAGTAGCGGTAGGGATGAGTGGTGGAGTGGATTCTTCTATGGCAGTTTGGTTATTGAAACAGCGGGGATGTGAAGTTATCGGTTTGACTATGTCGCTATGGAATAATCAGTTCCCATTGCAGGATACTGGTGTAAAAGGATGTTTCGGTCCTGGCGAAGAACAGGAAATTGAAATGGCAAAATCCGTTGCAAAACGACTGGAAATCCCGTTTCATGTTATCCCATTAGCGGACGAATATAATGAAGCCGTGTTGGAATATTTCCGTCAGGAATATCTCGCTGGTCGAACGCCTAATCCGTGTGTTCGTTGTAATCGCACTATAAAATTTGGATTTTTGATAGAACGAGCAGAAAAAGCGGGCATTCCCTTTGACTATTTTGCCACAGGTCATTATGCCCGTGTTCATTTCGACCCGATGCAAAATCGGTATTTATTGCTTCGCGGTATTGATTTGGAAAAAGACCAGAGTTATTTCCTTGCCATGTTGCAACAGGAACAATTGAAAAAGATTGTATTCCCGTTAGGGAACTTGACCAAATCGCAAATTCGTCGTTTAGCACAAAATGCGGGCTTCCCGGAACTCGCCGAACAAAGTGAAAGTCAGGATTTTTTAGAGAGCAATAAATACGATGTTCTATTTCGTGAAGAGGAAGTGAAGGAAGGGGACATTGTGGACGAGAAGGGACATATTTTAGGGAAACACCACGGGATTGTCCATTACACTATCGGACAACGCAAAGGTTTAGGTATTGGTGGGGCTGGTGAGCCGTATTATGTTATCGGGTTAGACCCAAAAAACAACCGCGTTATCGTAGGGCGTAAACCTGCCCTTCTGAAACAAGCCATGAGAGTTATTGACTGTAACTGGGTCTCCATTCCTAACGTACCTAATACACCTATGAAAATCCGTTGTAAAATACGGCTTCGACATGAACCCGCATCAGCACAATTAGAGAAAGTCGACGAGTACGGAAAAATAGTTCGTGTTACCTTCGATGAACCTCAATCAGCAATTACGCCGGGACAAACCGCCGTTTTTTATAATAACGATATTGTTTTAGGTGCTGGCACCATAGACTCCGTCGAGAAATAA
- a CDS encoding N-acetyltransferase has protein sequence MYQVWKPKLSEVVQLKALIDNAVGKDLVLPRTLEELYENVRDFYVYSDEKGLAGCVSLHIDMEDLAEVRTLIVRDDLQRKGIGKMLLHAVLNEARELGIPKVYVLTRCPEFFMKQGFKKTSLEQLPYKIRKDCARCPKYGVTCDEIPMILYLSDNKKEISL, from the coding sequence ATGTATCAGGTTTGGAAACCCAAATTATCAGAAGTTGTGCAACTGAAAGCATTAATAGACAATGCGGTCGGCAAAGACCTTGTTCTTCCGAGAACATTAGAGGAATTGTATGAAAATGTCCGTGATTTTTATGTATATTCGGATGAAAAGGGTCTTGCCGGATGTGTATCTTTGCATATAGATATGGAAGACCTTGCAGAAGTAAGAACGCTGATTGTGCGTGATGACCTCCAGCGAAAAGGTATTGGAAAAATGTTATTACATGCCGTATTAAATGAAGCCCGTGAATTGGGTATTCCTAAGGTCTATGTCCTTACGCGTTGTCCCGAGTTTTTTATGAAACAGGGTTTTAAAAAAACTTCGTTAGAACAACTTCCCTATAAAATACGAAAGGATTGTGCGCGTTGTCCTAAATACGGTGTAACATGTGATGAAATTCCAATGATTTTGTATCTAAGCGATAACAAAAAAGAAATCTCTCTTTGA
- the proC gene encoding pyrroline-5-carboxylate reductase → MFAGETKNTQLSLLGFGNMGQAIVKGLLRKNIFLPSQIFVFDPAEDKQQDAKNIGVQVVTHIEELLNTSHILLVAVKPQMIQSALQPLTSIIGKEVLIISIAAGISIHYYKNLLGHSDLRIVRTMPNTPALVGEGITAISFSEECSEQDKILAQQIFQSVGKTVLVSEEQIDIVTAVSGSGPAYFFYLCECMIEAGKSLGLSEEIALSLVRQTFYGAASLLINGDDLPEVLRARVTSKGGTTEAAIKTMEGKNLKSIVIEAIHSAYRRAQELGK, encoded by the coding sequence ATGTTTGCAGGTGAAACAAAAAATACCCAACTTTCCCTTTTGGGTTTTGGCAATATGGGTCAGGCAATTGTAAAAGGGCTTTTGCGGAAAAATATTTTTTTGCCTTCACAGATTTTTGTGTTTGACCCAGCAGAAGATAAACAACAGGACGCTAAAAATATCGGCGTTCAAGTTGTTACTCATATAGAAGAGTTGTTAAATACTTCGCACATACTACTTGTTGCCGTAAAGCCACAGATGATACAGTCTGCACTTCAGCCATTGACATCTATAATCGGAAAAGAGGTTTTAATTATCTCTATTGCTGCGGGTATATCTATCCACTATTATAAAAATCTATTAGGGCACTCTGACCTTCGGATAGTTCGCACTATGCCCAATACTCCTGCGCTGGTTGGAGAGGGTATTACGGCAATTAGTTTTAGTGAGGAATGTTCAGAACAGGATAAAATTCTTGCTCAACAGATATTCCAATCGGTTGGAAAAACGGTTCTTGTGTCTGAGGAGCAAATTGATATAGTTACGGCTGTTAGTGGAAGTGGTCCTGCCTATTTCTTCTATTTATGTGAGTGTATGATAGAAGCAGGCAAATCTTTGGGTTTATCTGAAGAAATAGCATTATCCCTGGTTCGTCAAACTTTTTACGGTGCTGCCTCACTTTTAATAAATGGAGACGATTTGCCGGAGGTTCTCCGTGCTCGGGTAACTTCAAAAGGTGGAACTACAGAAGCCGCAATAAAAACAATGGAAGGGAAAAATCTTAAATCCATTGTTATAGAAGCAATCCATTCTGCATATCGTCGGGCACAGGAACTCGGAAAATAA
- a CDS encoding DivIVA domain-containing protein, translated as MRRDKVISEVLGAETILTPSEIYAQRFPKSLVGGYSVESVDEFLHRVADTVELLLDRIQELKEKIDEQTKLVEFYRQEESVLRSALNSAQKLNEDIIESAQRQAEAIITEAQTRAQQIPLRLEQEIQQLLHLRDRFHQEVKTVLLSFQSMLSEYESTQIKNLSSENREKILGELRKSLDQALSVDFNLDSLTEEEGNHDDTE; from the coding sequence ATGAGAAGAGACAAAGTCATATCGGAAGTATTAGGAGCAGAAACCATACTTACGCCCAGTGAAATTTATGCTCAACGTTTTCCGAAAAGTCTTGTTGGAGGCTATTCAGTAGAATCGGTAGATGAATTTCTTCATCGTGTAGCAGATACCGTAGAATTGCTTTTAGACCGTATTCAGGAATTGAAAGAAAAAATTGATGAGCAAACCAAACTGGTTGAATTTTATCGTCAAGAAGAATCCGTTTTACGAAGTGCTTTAAATTCTGCCCAGAAACTAAACGAAGATATTATAGAAAGTGCCCAAAGACAGGCAGAGGCCATCATCACAGAGGCTCAAACACGGGCACAACAAATACCCCTTCGATTGGAACAGGAGATACAACAACTATTACATCTACGGGATAGATTTCATCAAGAGGTTAAAACGGTTTTGCTTTCTTTTCAATCCATGCTTTCTGAATATGAATCCACACAGATAAAAAATTTATCTTCTGAAAACCGTGAAAAGATATTAGGTGAACTTCGGAAGTCCCTTGACCAGGCTTTATCCGTAGATTTTAATCTGGATTCGTTGACCGAAGAAGAAGGCAACCATGATGATACAGAATAA
- a CDS encoding outer membrane lipoprotein carrier protein LolA has product MMIQNKSYIFFLPLILIFVSLHFSLYCQDTEEDRELDTFFKKYTESREKIDVLVATFQQKNIYPDEIYTTFGSLVFVKPQRMVFTTDEPKKYTVIEEKRIYEYEPDIKQITIYDLKDSAETELFFFAFAEDLNTLRKKYHVLPIRLSDERGKQGISIRPFTDKEEDSSFEEIVLYLQDDTFLPYRLRIVNEDNVQTIVDFEHIEINNKIRLEDTQIYLPPGTNVIENDKYKETITGEGKRIPDPAKLDPKYVDTSPKTSITKKEESEKIKEENKPQNIPEESNQIEIRDLEPIKK; this is encoded by the coding sequence ATGATGATACAGAATAAATCTTATATATTTTTCCTTCCTTTAATATTGATTTTTGTTTCCTTACATTTTTCGCTATATTGTCAGGACACGGAAGAAGATAGGGAATTAGATACCTTTTTCAAAAAATATACAGAATCGCGAGAAAAGATTGATGTTCTTGTAGCAACTTTCCAACAGAAGAACATTTATCCCGATGAAATCTATACAACTTTCGGTTCTCTTGTTTTCGTCAAACCTCAAAGGATGGTATTCACTACAGATGAGCCTAAAAAATACACCGTGATAGAGGAAAAACGAATTTACGAATATGAACCCGATATTAAACAGATAACTATTTATGATTTGAAAGATTCCGCAGAAACGGAGCTGTTTTTCTTTGCATTTGCGGAAGACCTAAATACACTTCGCAAAAAGTATCATGTATTGCCAATTCGTCTATCGGATGAACGAGGAAAACAGGGCATATCCATCCGACCTTTTACAGACAAGGAAGAGGACAGCTCTTTTGAAGAAATTGTTTTATACCTTCAGGATGATACCTTTTTACCTTACCGTCTGCGGATTGTTAATGAAGATAATGTCCAGACTATTGTTGATTTTGAACATATAGAAATCAATAATAAAATCCGACTGGAAGATACACAAATTTACCTGCCCCCAGGAACCAATGTGATTGAGAATGACAAATATAAAGAAACCATCACCGGTGAAGGCAAAAGAATTCCTGACCCTGCAAAACTGGACCCTAAATATGTTGACACATCTCCCAAGACATCCATTACAAAAAAAGAGGAAAGCGAAAAAATAAAAGAGGAAAATAAACCTCAGAATATTCCCGAAGAATCAAATCAAATAGAAATAAGAGACCTTGAACCTATTAAAAAATAA
- a CDS encoding Maf family protein, producing the protein MEDCKLPLILASASPRRRSLLASIGIDFEVIVSYAKETDDGDSPTTLVEENAYAKCEEVTSRVAYPAVIIAADTLVFCDGEVLSKPRDVDEARSMLRRLSGNTHQVITGIAIANTADGRRARGSEITDVTFRTLSDEEIETFIRVVNPIDRAGAYTVDGPGSLLVSRYDGCYYNVLGLPIVRLDKLLRKVGVFLFQRINAGKAKFL; encoded by the coding sequence ATGGAAGATTGTAAACTTCCTCTTATTCTTGCATCGGCATCCCCTCGTCGTCGTTCGTTGTTAGCATCCATAGGTATTGATTTTGAGGTAATTGTTAGCTATGCGAAAGAAACAGATGACGGGGATTCTCCTACAACACTGGTTGAGGAAAATGCCTATGCCAAATGTGAAGAGGTAACATCCCGAGTGGCTTATCCGGCAGTAATTATTGCGGCAGATACGCTCGTATTTTGTGATGGTGAAGTTTTGAGTAAACCCCGGGATGTAGATGAAGCACGGAGTATGCTTCGGCGTCTTTCGGGAAACACGCATCAAGTAATAACAGGTATTGCCATAGCCAATACCGCGGATGGAAGAAGGGCAAGGGGTTCTGAAATAACAGATGTTACTTTTCGCACTCTGAGTGATGAGGAAATCGAAACTTTTATTCGTGTAGTGAACCCTATTGACCGTGCAGGTGCTTATACGGTAGATGGTCCGGGAAGTTTGTTAGTGTCACGGTATGACGGTTGTTATTACAATGTATTAGGACTACCTATCGTCCGTCTGGATAAATTACTTCGTAAGGTAGGGGTATTCCTATTCCAACGAATTAACGCAGGAAAAGCAAAATTTTTATAA
- a CDS encoding DUF6259 domain-containing protein: MLCSKKIHISTLSLLLLFFTFQLQGVYSDMIHEIKTEHYVLRLDEVTGEIKSLESKGQEFVFSSDQPRELFKLRLRNDNGEATDLTSLQSSQIRFSRNDSVERKETQIEMEFLQIDKKPIDVTVFIKCPLNSSLTYWTMKVKNETGLWLEHIDFPVVVVPNDLPNSGGDARIFWPGGEGVVVEDSELREKSWLRWQPIEHPTMGWNGIYPGPAQMQFMAYYTPRAGLYFSAHDPKGTPKGIEFHKHPSGGIYLDFRLFPGPVCGTEYTLPYPMVLGTFQGDWHDAADIYRNWWEHSAMYKPPKLEENKMIPDWYFKSPVVIMYPVRGQRDLGVEMTPNPEYYPYTHALPILQKYAKELSAPVMALLMHWEGSAPWAPPYVWPPYGDLQDFVRFCDELHKTGNLVGLYGSGVAYTIRSNTDPAYDMTKEFQEKRIVQYVAHAPDGKPAENGVCAGPNAQRIGYDLCPANEWVKEVVVNEIAKMVPYKIDYLQYFDQNLGGNCYRCYSRTHGHPPGPGLWQTESMKDLYRRILELIHQNNANMLIGCEANAAEPFIPYLLFNDSRSYLSLAIGIPVPAYGYVFHEYLNNFMGNQNGTSHFVDEEKSTYNMHQRIAISFVQGDMLSLNLRKDGQIAWEWSSAPWDKGPDQEQIRTLVRNLNLWRTGNGHSYLFFGRMLKPFAYSGDKDVPMITPRNDTIHFRSILTCRWAYKNRSAQFLVNYLPETQKATIHLSENYRNNIMLYNEPNTTTSPVSAKPDNEGNLTIEIPPLSAIMLEWQSL; the protein is encoded by the coding sequence ATGCTTTGCTCAAAAAAAATTCATATATCCACACTTTCACTTTTACTTTTATTTTTTACCTTTCAATTACAGGGAGTATATTCAGACATGATACATGAGATAAAAACAGAGCATTATGTTTTGCGATTAGATGAAGTTACCGGTGAAATAAAATCACTGGAAAGTAAAGGTCAGGAATTTGTGTTTTCTTCCGACCAGCCTCGTGAACTTTTTAAGTTACGACTCCGTAATGATAATGGAGAGGCAACAGACCTGACTTCTTTGCAATCTTCTCAAATTCGTTTTTCCAGAAATGACTCTGTAGAGAGAAAAGAAACTCAAATAGAAATGGAATTTCTTCAGATTGACAAAAAACCGATAGATGTAACGGTTTTTATCAAATGTCCTTTAAATTCCTCATTAACTTATTGGACAATGAAGGTAAAGAATGAAACAGGTCTCTGGTTAGAACATATAGATTTCCCGGTGGTTGTTGTTCCCAATGATTTGCCTAATTCCGGTGGAGATGCACGAATTTTTTGGCCCGGGGGAGAAGGGGTTGTTGTTGAGGATTCGGAACTTCGCGAAAAAAGTTGGTTACGCTGGCAACCGATAGAACATCCGACTATGGGCTGGAATGGCATTTATCCCGGACCTGCCCAGATGCAATTCATGGCGTACTATACACCTCGTGCAGGACTGTATTTTTCGGCTCATGACCCCAAAGGGACACCCAAAGGTATCGAATTTCATAAGCATCCCTCCGGAGGCATTTACCTTGATTTCCGTCTTTTTCCCGGACCCGTATGCGGAACTGAGTATACTCTCCCTTATCCTATGGTATTAGGAACTTTTCAGGGGGATTGGCACGATGCCGCAGATATATATCGGAACTGGTGGGAACATTCCGCCATGTATAAGCCCCCGAAATTAGAAGAAAATAAGATGATTCCGGATTGGTATTTTAAGTCGCCGGTAGTCATTATGTATCCCGTTAGAGGTCAGCGTGATTTAGGAGTGGAAATGACACCCAATCCCGAATATTATCCCTACACCCATGCATTACCAATCTTACAGAAATACGCAAAAGAACTATCTGCTCCTGTGATGGCACTATTAATGCACTGGGAAGGCAGTGCTCCGTGGGCACCTCCTTATGTCTGGCCTCCTTATGGTGATTTGCAGGACTTCGTTCGTTTTTGTGATGAATTGCATAAAACAGGAAACCTTGTTGGACTTTATGGTAGTGGAGTGGCTTATACAATTCGCAGTAATACCGACCCTGCTTATGATATGACAAAGGAATTTCAGGAAAAGCGAATTGTGCAATATGTGGCTCATGCACCTGATGGCAAACCTGCAGAGAATGGAGTTTGTGCCGGTCCTAACGCACAGCGTATCGGCTATGACTTATGCCCTGCCAATGAATGGGTTAAAGAAGTCGTAGTAAATGAAATTGCAAAAATGGTTCCTTACAAAATTGATTACTTGCAGTATTTTGACCAGAATTTAGGTGGAAATTGCTATCGTTGTTATTCCCGAACACATGGACATCCACCGGGTCCAGGACTGTGGCAAACGGAATCTATGAAAGACCTCTATCGAAGAATACTTGAACTTATTCATCAAAATAATGCCAATATGTTAATTGGTTGTGAAGCCAATGCTGCCGAACCTTTTATTCCTTACCTTCTATTTAACGACAGTCGTTCTTATCTCAGTCTTGCCATAGGTATACCCGTGCCTGCCTACGGTTATGTTTTTCATGAATATTTGAACAATTTTATGGGAAACCAGAACGGAACAAGCCATTTCGTGGATGAAGAGAAAAGCACTTACAATATGCACCAACGCATAGCCATTTCTTTCGTTCAGGGAGATATGTTAAGCCTTAACTTACGGAAAGACGGGCAAATAGCATGGGAATGGAGTTCTGCTCCATGGGACAAAGGACCCGACCAGGAACAGATACGAACTCTGGTTCGTAACCTGAACCTTTGGAGAACAGGAAATGGGCATTCCTATCTCTTCTTTGGCAGAATGTTGAAGCCGTTTGCTTACAGCGGGGATAAAGATGTGCCTATGATAACACCCCGAAATGATACCATTCATTTCCGTTCTATCCTTACCTGCCGATGGGCATATAAAAACCGTTCGGCTCAATTCTTAGTCAATTACTTGCCTGAGACACAAAAAGCAACTATCCATCTATCGGAAAACTACCGAAATAATATAATGTTATACAACGAACCGAATACCACAACTTCACCCGTATCCGCAAAACCTGATAATGAGGGTAATCTCACTATAGAAATACCTCCTCTTTCCGCAATCATGTTAGAATGGCAATCTTTATAG